A segment of the Sphingobacterium oryzagri genome:
GTCAACGGACCTGTTAAATTTATTTTTTAAATTTTCGTCGCAAGTCAGTAGCGCTATCGCAATTGGCTTTATGTCCATGTTAAGTATTTATGGGGTGTGGAACGCCTATACGATACAAGTAAAGGAACTAACCATTCCGGTAGTGGGATTGAAAAGAGAAATAAGGGCTGTGCATATTACCGACGCTCATTTGGGTAATTTTAGAGGAAAAGATGAGGTGGAGAAGATTGTACGAAAAATTAAGGAACTCCATCCTGAAATTGTTTTCAATACAGGTGATATGTTCGACAGCAAATCTCATTTTACTGACGGCAATGATGTATTAGAGGCCTTTCGCTCCCTGAACGCTCCACACTACTTCGTGTACGGTAATCATGATGAACAGGTCGGAATAGAGGAGGTTATAAAACAGATGAAAAGTGCAAATGCGATCGTTCTCCAAAACGAAATCAGCTTCTTTGGCGAATTGCAGATCATAGGACTCAACAATATGCTCGCAGATCGTCATACGTTTGATATACACAGCACCGCGGCATCGGAAACTATAGCCGACGTAATGCATGAGCTGGAGATAAAGCAAGATGCGCCGACCATCGTCCTTCACCATCGGCCAGACGGCGTTAAATATATGCAGCAAAAGGATGTCGATTTGTTACTGGCAGGCCATACACACGGAGGACAGTTATTCCCATTTACGTTTATCGCAAAACTCATGTTCGGCTACAACAATGGACTCTACCGAAATGGAACAATGCAAATTTATGTATCCGAGGGGACGGGAACGATCTTCACGCCAATTCGTTTGGGTACGAAAAGCGAATTAACATTGTTAAAACTGATTCCGAAGATATAAAGCTAGTCAATCACTTGTCATATGGTAGTTATCGATCATTCGTTTTAAACACAGAAACTAAACGCCAGCCCGAAGACCAACAATTCAGTTTCCATAGTAGACCATTATTCGTGACTACCAAGTATTAGCATATTTCAGCTGGTCCCTGCGCAAAAGCTATGCAGGCCAATAATAACCAGCAACCCTACCCACGCCCATCAGGATATACGGTCTTAGGATAGGTCGTGTATCCCTGTTCTCCTCCGCCATAATACGTACTGCGATCAGCTGTTGCGAGTGGCAGATCATGTTTGAAGCGCTCCACCAAATCAGGATTAGCGATAAACGGTTCGCCAAAAGAAACTAGATCCGCCGTCCCCTTCTGTAAGATCTCATTGGCCGTGGTCTTGGAAAATCCAAGATTAGCCATTATTCTTCCAGTATAATGAGCCTGGAAATGAGCAAAATAGTCCTCCTGTAACGCTGCTACTGGCGAGCCGCTAAGATCTTCCGAAGGGCCAACAATATGCACATAGGCCAAATCATAATCGTTAAGTCTGTCCAATATGTATTTGAACAAAGGAATGGTTTCTTCATCGGGCTTTACGATTCCGACATGACTAAGCATCACTGGGGTGAACTTAATCGCCACCCGCTTGCTATCCCAAACTTCCATAATACTGTTCAGTATGTCAAACACAATACGGGCACGCTTTTCGATGCTTCCACCGTAATCATCAGTACGTCTGTTGGCAGCTATACTCAAAAACTGCGGAATAAGCATTCCTGCCTGAGCATGAATCTCCACGCCGTCAAAACCAGCATCCCTGGCATGTCGTGCAGCCTGCTTATAATCACGGATTGTTTGTTTTATCTCTGCTAGGGACATCGCTCTCGGCACAGGAGACGCTTTGAAGCCATCGGGTGTAAAAGATTGCGTTTGCAAATCAATGGCAGAAGGCCCAACAGGAAGTTCGCCGTTAAGCAGTTCCGGATGGGAAGCACCGCCAATATGCCCTAACTGCGAAAAGATCAGTCCGCCCTTTTCATGAACGGCACTCGTTACCAATTTCCATCCTTCCACCTGTTCTACAGTGTAAATACCCGGCACATTTATAAACCCGATAGATTGCGCATTCACCCAGGTGCCTTCTGCTAAGATCAACCCGGCAGACGCACGCTGCGCATAATATTCAGCCATTAACGGTGTCGGAATTAGTTCTGGGTTATTAGCGCGGGCCCGGGTCAGTGAGGCCATTACTACCCTATTTTTCAATGTTAGCTCTCCCAACTTGTATTCTTCCAGGAGTAATTGCTTATTTGGATCTGTTGCGTTCATTTATTCCGTTTTTTTATAGCGACAAATCTCCATCATTCACACCTCGCTATCAATATGGGTGAAAAGAATAGCATAGGGATAAATTTATCCCTATGCGCAATTGGTAGTACCTTTCGTTTCTCTTATTTTAAAATAGCTATTTTTGTAAAAAGAGTTGGTATGTACGAAAGAAAGATTCCTTTGACCATTGATTGCGGTCTACACCTCACCAAAGAAGTATTAAACGGAAAATGGAAACCACCCCTGTTGAATGCCATCTCCATGGACGTCAAGCGACCGAGTGCAATGCTTCGTCTATTACCAGAGGCAACGCGCCGCGTACTGACCGTGCAGTTAAATGAAATGGAAGCGCATGGGCTTATCAGCAAGAAAATCTATCCACAGCTACCTCCTAAAGTAGAGTACGCCCTGACTGACCTAGGATGGTCGCTGATGCCCATCATTGATGCCATGAATGTGTGGGGCGATCAGAACCGCTCGTTTTTAGAAGAGGCAATTAAGCAAGACCCCAAGATTAGGGAAACCTCTAAGTCTGCCTGCGAACTACATCGAATGGAACAGGTACAAAAAAAGGCATAGCCTATTTGTTAGAACAGCAGAAAACCATACAATCAAAGTCAAACTTCAAACCTTGCACATGTAATCTATAATTTCCTAGTGACATCTGAAGACAGCAAGTCATCCACGCTCACGCCGAAATAAGCAGACATCCTCAACAACAACTCAATTGGTGGTTCTGCCAACCCATACTCATATTTCGAGTAACGCGCACGCGTAATGCCCAAAGCATCCGCTAAGCTCTTCTGTGACAGCCCCTTCCTCGACCGGAGATGTTTTATATTCTCTACCCAATACAACATTGCACCAAAATTGAACAACAATAATACTAATATTTTTAGTATTATAACATAGCTTTGTAGAAATTTTACAAAGGAGGTCAAGATGGAAAGGGCGATAGTGCATATGGATCTGGATACATTTTTTGTATCCTGTGAGCGGCTGAACAACAGCAAACTTAGCGGTGTACCGGTTATTATCGGCGGTGGCGAGCGCGGCGTTGTCGCCTCCTGCTCCTACGAAGCGCGCTATTATGGGGTACGTTCAGCCATGCCCATCAAGATGGCACTGAAGCTTTGTCCTGAGGCCAAAGTTATCAAGGGCGATATGGAGATGTACTCCAAACTCTCTCGTACAGTCACCGAGATCATCGAAGAAAAAGCCCCCGTTGTTGAAAAGGCAAGCATCGATGAGCACTACCTCGACATCACCGGCATGGACAAATTTTTTGGCGCCTACCAATGGACAGAAGAATTGTCTACCGCGATCACCAAGCACACCGGCCTGCCCATCAGCTTCGCGCTTTCAGTCAATAAGACCGTCGCCAAAATCGGCACGGGGGAAGCTAAGCCGAAAGGCAAAAAAGAAATCCAACAAATGGGCGTCCGCTCCTTCCTCAATCCACTTTCCATCAAAAAAATTCCCATGCTGGGCGATGCCACCTTTCAGCTGTTATCACGCATCGGCATCCGGCAGATATATACCTTGGCCGAGATGCCCGTAGAAGTACTCCAGCAGATGATCGGCAAGAACGGGAGGGAGATTTGGAAGAAAGCAAACGGCATAGATCACTCCCCTGTTGAACCTTATTCCGAACGCAAGTCTATCTCCACCGAGCACACCTTCGGCATGGACACGATCGATATCCCAAAACTCCGCGGACTGATTACCGGCATGGTCGAGAAATTGGCTTACCAGCTGCGCGCCGAGCAGTGGCTCACCTCCACCGTCGTGCTCAAAATCCGTTACTCTAATTTTGACACCGAGACCAAGCAATGCCGCGTATCCTATACCTCAGCAGACCATACGCTTTCGCAAACCGTCATGGAGCTGTTCGATAAGCTCTACAACCGCCGAATGCGCATCCGCTTGATCGGCGTACGGTTTACCAACTTGGTACGTGGCAGCCTGCAGATCAATATTTTTGAAGACACCCAGGAAATGGTTTCCCTTTATCAAGCAATGGACAAGATCAAAAACCGCTTTGGAGCAGATAAAGTGGGCCGCGCGTCAGGATTTCGGTTTGAAAACAAGAAAAACCGATAAGGCATGTACCTCAACTGTCACTCCTTTCACAGTCTGCGATATGGTACGATAGCGATCGAAACGCTGGTCAAGCAAGCACGCGCGCTCCACATTACCGCCTTGGCACTGACAGATATCAATACAGTAACAGGCATATACGACTTTACCAAGGCATGCTTGGCCGAAGGAATCAAACCTGTCGTGGGCATGGAAATACGCGAAGAAAACAGGTTGCTTTACATCACTCTTGCTAAAAAGCAATCCGGGATTGGTGAAATCTGCCGGTTATTGACGGACCGTAACGTAGAGAATATATCGCTACCGCAGGTTGCGCCCACATTCCAAGAGGTCTTCACAATCTACCCCCTTTCCAATGTCCCCGAGCACCTTAAGGAAAACGAATACATCGGTATCCGGCCTGAACAGATAAGCCATCTTATCCGCGAACAGTGGAGATCCTATATTTCCCGCATGGTGATCTTAAGTCCAGTTACCGTATCGGACAAGGTGGAGCACAATTTGCACCGCATCCTTCGCGCAGTCGATCTGAACGTTATCCTTTCCAGGCTTGGCGAGGATGACACCTGCCAGCCAGAGGAAACCTTGCTCCCTCTCGACAAGCTGCTAGAAAGCTATCAAGACTACCCGCAAATCATTGCCAATACGCGCAAGGTGATCGAACAATGTAATTTTGAGTACGACTTTGGCACGCCACGAAACAAAAAGCATTACACCGAAAATCGGCAAAGCGATATCAAACTGCTCAGCAGCTTGGCCTATGCAGGACTCCATAGACGCTACGGCGATAAGCATACCGCAGCACGGGCGCGCGTAGAAAAAGAGCTGAAAGTGATCGATGAGCTTGGCTTCAGCGGCTATTTCCTGATCACCTGGGATATTGTGCGCTACAGCAACAGTATGGGCTTTATGCATATTGGCAGAGGAAGTGGGGCAAACAGCATCATCGCCTATTGTCTGGGCATAACCGATATCTGCCCATTGGAACTAGATCTCTATTTTGAGCGCTTCCTGAACCTCAACCGCAAAACGCCGCCCGATTTTGACATCGATTGGAGCTGGCAGGAGCGCGATACTATCCTGCAATATATCTTCGATCGCTACGGAAGAGATCATGTCGCCTTTTGCGGCACCAATGTCGAGTTTAAGTATCGTTCCATATTCAGGGAAGTGGGAAAAGTCTTCGGGCTGCCAAAAGAAGAACTGGATGCCTTAGCCACGCGCTCAGCGGAGCGCGATGATGACAGTCAGCTCGTTCGCCTGGTGATGAAGTATGGCAAGATGCTCGAGAAATATCCCAACCAGCGGAGTATGCATTCTTGCGGCATCCTGATCGCTGAAGAGCCGATCACCAATTTCACCGCATTGGAGATGCCGCCAAAAGGCTTCCCGATCGTGCAATTCGATATGCATATTGCCGAAGACATCGGCTTTGAAAAATTTGACATCCTTAGCCAGCGCGGTATCGGCAGCATCAACGATACCGTCAAGCTCATCAAGAAAAACAAACAGATCAATGTTGATATCCGCGATACCACGATCTCAAAGAACGAAGGGCGCTGCAACGATATGCTCAGCCGTGGTAAAACAATCGGCTGCTTTTACATCGAGTCGCCGGCGATGCGCGGGCTACTCCGCAGGCTAAAATGTGAGGACTACAAGACTCTTGTAGCCGCATCATCGATCATCCGGCCGGGTGTGGCACAATCCGGCATGATGAAAGAGTACATCTTCCGGCACAATCACCCCGATCAGTTCGAATACTTCCATGAAGTATTTGAGGAACATTTGGGCGACACCTACGGTATTATGGTCTATCAGGAAGACGTCATCAAGATAGCGATACATTTTGGTGGCCTTTCTGCCGCCGACGGTGATGTACTGCGCCGCGCCATGAGTGGCAAAGGCCGTTCACTCGCTGCGCTACAAAAAGTAAAGGATAACTTCTTTGCTTCCTGCAACAAGCAAGGTCATCCCGAAGAGCTCAGCCGCGAAGTCTACCGCCAGATTGAATCCTTTGCCGGCTATTCCTTTTGCAAGGCACATTCCGCGTCCTATGCTGTGGAGAGTTACCAAAGTCTCTATCTCAAGTCCTATTACCCCATCGAGTTTATGGTGGCGGTCATTAATAATCAAGGTGGCTTCTACCGCACGGAAGTGTATGTGCATGAAGCGCGCATGTCAGGCGCCAATATCCTTACGCCTTGCATCAACAAAAGCGAATACGAAACAACGGTTTACGGCCAAGACATCTATTTAGGATTCATGCTCCTACAAAGCCTAGAAGCCAAGATCGGCACACTTATTCCGGAAGAGCGTAAAAAGAATGGCGATTACAAAACGCTGGAAGATTTTGTGTGTCGCATTCAAATTGGTATCGAAGGTCTGCAAATCCTGATCTTTATCGGTGCCTTTCGATTTACCGGCAAGAGCAAGAGTGAGCTATTGGTACAGGCTCGCCTGCTGCTCATCAACTTTAAGCCAGAAGATCGAAACGGACTACTGATTGAAGAGCCGGCAAAGGAATACAAGCTGCCGAAGCTCGACCGATCTGTATTCGAAGACGCTTTTGATGAAATCGAACTGCTGAGTTTTCCCGTTTCCTGCACACCATTCGACTTGCTAGAAACCAAATACCGTGGCCACGTTATGGCTAAGGATCTCAAGAACCACCATAAGCGACAGGTCAAGATGTTGGCCTATCTCATTTCGCGTAAACACGTACCCACGAAACGTGGCACGATGTTCTTCGGAACCTGGATCGATGCGAATGGAGATTATTTCGACACCGCCCACTTCCCGAATAGCCTAGAACACTCTCCTTTTCTTGGCGGAGGCTGCTATCTGCTGCTTGGTACCGTCGAAGTCGACTACCATTTCCCAACAATCACTATCCACAAGATGGCCAAGATGCCCTTTATCCCCGATCCGCGTTATTCCCATGAAAACAGCAAAGCTTACCACGCGCACCGTCAGATTAAAGAGGATGTTAGCATGACAAACAGAGCGCCTTATCCACTGGAGAGTGAGATAGCACTACCGCGAAAGAGGATCTAATTAAAATTTACAAAAAAAACAGCTGTTACAATTTGTTTTCCACGATAAAATACACAATTAAAAATCAAAAAATAAACGTCCGGAATTGACTACATCTACAAATCAAAACGGTTAGATTGCAAATCTCCAGCAGCTAAACCTGAGTATCTATTAATCGAAAGATTATGTCAAACTTGTAAATTTGTTCAAAGCGAATTAGTAACAAACAATTTATTCGCTCTTGCAGCCAACGATATTGATTTTCAATCAAGTGCTTATCGCACCAAAGAATAATTGATGATGTTCGCTCGTTGAAGCTATATTACGTATATTTAAAAACAAAGTTTTAAGAACAGATACATTACTGCTTATGGAATCCAATCAAAACCTTAACGAAGAACTTGAAAATTACTTCAACAACACGATTATTCCCCAGCTTTTCGTTGATGCACAACTTATACTGCGAAAATTTACTCCCCCGGCGATGACACAGTTCTCTTTAGATCCGGATTTCATTGGTAAACCCATTCAACAGATAAAGGATCATTTTCGCTTTCCTACATTAATAGACAATATTAAAATGGTGATACAATCGGGTGAGATTCTAGAGAAAGAGATACAGACAAACGATTTTGAGTGGTACCAAATGAACATTTTACCTTACTATGTGCGCAGGGAAAACCGAACAAATGGGGTGATTGTAACTTTTGTAAATATCACGAGCCGCATACGTGACCTTAGAGAGCAGGAAAACATGGTTGCAGAATATCAAATGCTGTTGGACACAATAGCTCACGATATAAAAAACCCAATTTCAGCATTACAACTTAGTCTTCAGGCACTCGAGCAACAATCAGGTAGTACGGGTAGAGAAACCCTATTATTGAAAAATATGTTCGGTAGCATCACGGCTATCAAAAAAGTTGTTGAAGACCTCACCTTAGAACATTGGAACAGGGATGGTAAACAATCAAATGAGGAGCTTTTAGATTTAGGAAATATATTGGAAGATGTTAGGTTGGCGCTTGCACCACAGATTATGGAATCAGGCGCTTTTATACGTCAGAGATTAGATGCTGTAGAAGTTAAGTTTGTGCGTCGAAAATTACGAAGTGTACTCTATAATCTTTTAGCTAATGCGATCAACTATACCGCTACCGATGTCAGACCCGAAATAGAGATAAGTTCCTATTCAACGGACAGCCTTTTTATAATTGTTATTTCCGACAACGGTATTGGGATTAGCCAAAAAGACCAAGGGTCTATTTTCGAAAAATTTCAGCGATTAAATCCAGAAAAGGAAGGTAGCGGCGTAGGGCTTTATTTGGTAAATGGCATCATTATGAGTGCAGGTGGCAAAATACATCTTGAAAGTGCCCCTGGGAAAGGATCCGTCTTCAAAATATGTTTGAAGCAACAACAGGCAGTGCACTAAATTAGCGAACAATGCTCTTTATCGTCCAATTATCACTCTGATACCACTCTAAGCTCCCCAAATCTTTTATTTAATACAGAATGTGTCGTGTACATCCTGATTAATGAATTAAATCTTTTATGTAATGTTCGCGAACAATTATTTATGATATGCCTTCTTAACGAGATACATGTATACTAAGATTTATGCAGCCTCCTAAATAGGTAGATAATGGCGATGCATTACTTAGTCGGAGTTGTTACATATATTTTGCTAAAGATTACATATCCCCATGTTCTATGCAAACGTATTTCTAAAATTCTCGGTCTGGTTGCCCTTAGGATCATTAATATATGGGTTGAGAACTATATGTACGATAAGAAATACTCTCGTCAGCAGACTCCGTACAGGATAATTGCGATGGGGGCTTCGCGGCTCCACGGCTGTTATGACGTATCACCATTAGAGAAACAAACAGTACTTCTTGCGCTTAAAACATGTTTTGACAAACACTTAGCACTGATACTTTAACGATTAGAACTGGATTTGCCACTTCGGGTTTAGAGATTCTTCAAATGAACTCTGGCCACTACTTACGCTATAACTACAGTTCTCTACTCGTCACTAATTTTATTGAAGCAGTACGCCACTCGGTTATGGTACTGCAGGGAAATACCAGTTGCTTGACAAAGCGGAAAAATATATTTCCATTTCCGTGGCCAATTCAAAGACTGATACCATTATTTTTTCTTTTTAACGGGAACATTTGCCGCATTATCCTTAAGCGGCGTGTCTTTTTCTTTCTGATAAGATGATTGCTTCTTATCCTTTGTACTCTTTTCTTTTTTTGGGTCTTTACTCATGATAAGATATATTGGGATTAAATTATTAAACAGATTGCCGTTTGTCGATAAACGCCCTACATTATAATAGGTGTCAATATGTGTAGCGTATACCAGATATTTAATTTGCAATAGCTGGATTGATGACGTATTAAAATATAGTTTGCTGTTCTGTTCCGATACAGACTGCACGACGGTTCTTTCTATTACACTACCTTTAAAATCAAGAAACGCACGAAGAATTCCTCCAGTCTATTTTGTCGGATGGAAATAACCCTGCATTGCCAACTCAATGGAATAAACCGTTGGTTTGGGTAATGACGAGTATGATGTCGGCACACAATCAATTCCGAATAGCTTTATAGTTTCGTCCACTTTTTTCAATGCATCGACCTCCTTCTGATCGTCCTCGTACATAAAACCTTGGCAGCGACCAATGTTGCAACCATTTTTATATTTCAGGATATTCTCCTTTATAGTCGAGATTGCATACCTAACTGAGCGTGCAACGGCTTTCACAATTTCCAGTCCGTGCTTATAGGTGATCCTAGTGAGGAGTATCAAAAACAACGTTGAGATGTGCCGCAGTAGTACTCGTGGGGCTGAACCCCAAACTATTTTCGTCGACCACGAAAAGATGACTTCCTGTTCCTAAAGTTAAGCGCAGCACTCAATCCGTCTATCCCCGCTCCCACGATGAGCAAATCATAACTCGCCCCCGATGGCACTGGTTGCCAACGCCCTATCGATAGCCTGTCAAATACTTCTATTCTTTCCGTCTCTTTGCATCATTTGTAAGTTATCAGCATTACACTATTCTGTATTTAAGACACTTAATTGCGTATATATCGACACAAACTAGGTCGCGCTTTTCATGACGGAACCAACATGTGCTGCAATAACCCATAAAACCGCACCGATTGCTGCGATTCTATGGTTCACTTTGCGTTATCCGCTATTTCTTTTTCGATCTTGGATTCGGTCCGGCCTTTTTTTCCATATCTTTTAGGGTCTTATCTTTAAATTCAACGAAAGCATCCGCAAGCTTTTGCAGTTCGGGATCAAGTCCCGGGGCAAACTCTTCGGGACGTTCCGGTGCAGGCTGAATCGGATACGACTCTTTGGGCTCCTTAAGTGTCACAAGTTCTGTCCCATCGTTGGCCGGCGCGCTACCCCTGAATATCTTTTCCATTTGGGAGCCGTCCAACCTAAATGTATACTGTTCCCGATTAATTCCGGCCTCAACCAGCTTAGCAACCTCTGGGTACTGCGATGAATCAAACTTGGGAATCGGCAGCACTTTCGCCCAATCTACTCCTAATGTTTCCAATGCCTTGGCAAAGGCCATTTCGTGTGCTTCATCGCGGGCAATCAAAAAGGCGACCGTTGCTCGCAGGGTTTTGTTGGATGACATTTGATAGATCCTACACTTTTGAAGTCTACCTGTAGATTCCAAGACAAGGTTGTCCATAAGATCAAGCACAAGGTTCCCGTGATTGTGCACATAAGAACCACTCCATGGATTACCTGCAGCATCTACGGGCAACGCTCCCTGTGCGCCATGGATGAAATGGTGGGGATTGGGAGCATTCCTCGCAATATCCATTGTAGTCTCTCCGTCTTTACCGGGCGCATCAAATTTGCCACCGTGGTATTCGGGAGCTCCATCTAGCAGACGAGAAATCGTTTTGGTAATCAGCTCGACGTGACTAATTTCTTCGATGCCGATCCCCTGTATTAAATCTAGGTAGGGTATACCGTCTCCGCGAAAATTAAAGCTTTGGAAAAGGTATTGCATCATGGTGCGCATCTCGCCAAATTGTCCCCCCAACCCCTCTTGGAGGATATTGGCAGCCGACGGATCTGGTTGGTCATCGACAATGGGATTTATTAAACTCTGTACATGGTAGAACATAACATTTTTTTTAAAATTTGTATATTTTTTTTATGGTATAGGTATTCTAGATCCTAGCGGTCATATCTATTGTTACTATTTCATTTCCGATTTAATGGTATTGATAAATTCCAAGTGGTGGAGCACGGTAGGCAAGGTTTTCTGCGCAAAACCTTTTAGTTTTTCATCTTGCACGCCATCACGTGCCTTCTCGAGTAGATCCCTAGTTTTTTCATGCCCTTCTATCATAGCCTCCGCATAAGAACGGTCAAATTCTATCCCCTTCTTGCTGCGCAATGCAGTCAACTTAGCGGTATGCGCAGCGTCGAGTTCATCGGGGACTGTAATATTATTCGATGAAGCGATTGCGCTCAGTTCGCTATTTGCCTTGCCATGGTCCTTGACCATCATGTCAGCGAATTCCTTTATACGTGCATCCTCTGACACCTCAAGTGCCAGCTTACCAAAGATAACTTCTGCCATTCCGCTTTGAGCAGCAGCCCGGACAAACGCAGTGTCAGAAATCAATGTATCAGAATTTAAACTGTGGCCATCTGCCGGCAGAAGCGCCTCTTTAGGTTCGTTAATCGAATCGGAATCACCTTCTACTTTGTGTGAATTGTTGCCACAGCTGCTTAGGCCAATCAATACCGCTGCAACCAAAGTGTATATACTGTTTCTCATTACTTTATATATTTATATGCTTATATGTTTTGAAGTCGAACGGAGTAGTCCAACTATAGTTCTCGTAATCAAACAAATGCAATAAATGCTTGTAATAAAAAGTTAATAAAGCAATAAGTATCGAGCTTCTACTGCGCTGAACAGCATAAAATAACTTTTAAATTTATTTTTATTTAAATACTCTCAGCAGTGTTCGATCTCGCCCAACATTACTTTTTGCATAATGACAACAGATAAACATTATCCAAGCTACCTTCAGTTTTGTAGCACCGCTGGCACTGAATTTTACGACGAAAAAAGCATAATCGTCCGAAATGTGGTAAGCAAACAAAACTTTCGACTATTAGTATACGAGACAAGGTCGATCATCGGAGAATCGTCTAGCCAGCTGAGCGAATTTCCACGCGGCAAGGAAATGATGGTTAAACGAATACATTCTGATAGCATTTGATCACTCCATTAGACACCGTCGGTATTAGCAAGATGATGATTCCTGTATATGTACGTGATTTTAAATGGATTTAAACCATAAATGGAGGTTTGCTTTATGTGTCACACCATCCATTCCTCGCAAACATGTGCTACGAACGCGGGCAGACTACTTGCTGAAGATGTATTTATCTCAGCCAAAAACCGCAGCTTCTTGCATGGTATAATAACCTGATATCAAGCACGATATTTGCACACCTAATGAAATAATGACAAAAATGATAACACCGCAACAATTAACTTTGGAAATGAAAGAAAAGGGCGAAATTTTAAAACGCCTTGCTTTTAAATTTACCAAAGATCCCGAAGAGATTCAGGAACTCGTTCAACAAACATTTGTACTTTCATTAAAGTGTGCCGACAATTACATTAACAACCCTAAGCTAGTTGCGTGGTTATATGTAATAATGAAAAACTCGTACATCAATACCTATCGAAATAATCGGAAAAGGATAAAGTTCGAAAAATATCAATCGTCGAACTACAGAAATGAAGGTTGCACGGAGCCCTCATCCATTAACGAAGCTGGGTATAAATTTCTTTTCAGTGACGTGAAATCACTATTGCAGAAGTATCCACCCTGTTACTATAGTCTCTTCCAAAGCTACATTGAGGGCTACAAATATAGGGAGCTTGCAGATAAATATGGATTGCCAGAAGGAACTGTAAAAACCAGAATCTATCATATGCGTAAACTGTTACAAAAAAATTTGGATAAAAAACTTTATACAGCCTAGAAGACCAAAGGCTATCTATTAAAGTACTACCTTCATAGCTAACGAGGAAGTACTCATTTATCCTCTCCATCTTGTGGCTTTTACTTCAACCCTTTACGCTTCACTTATGCGTAAGATAGTTTTGAAGTGATA
Coding sequences within it:
- a CDS encoding metallophosphoesterase, with product MLSIYGVWNAYTIQVKELTIPVVGLKREIRAVHITDAHLGNFRGKDEVEKIVRKIKELHPEIVFNTGDMFDSKSHFTDGNDVLEAFRSLNAPHYFVYGNHDEQVGIEEVIKQMKSANAIVLQNEISFFGELQIIGLNNMLADRHTFDIHSTAASETIADVMHELEIKQDAPTIVLHHRPDGVKYMQQKDVDLLLAGHTHGGQLFPFTFIAKLMFGYNNGLYRNGTMQIYVSEGTGTIFTPIRLGTKSELTLLKLIPKI
- a CDS encoding alkene reductase, whose product is MNATDPNKQLLLEEYKLGELTLKNRVVMASLTRARANNPELIPTPLMAEYYAQRASAGLILAEGTWVNAQSIGFINVPGIYTVEQVEGWKLVTSAVHEKGGLIFSQLGHIGGASHPELLNGELPVGPSAIDLQTQSFTPDGFKASPVPRAMSLAEIKQTIRDYKQAARHARDAGFDGVEIHAQAGMLIPQFLSIAANRRTDDYGGSIEKRARIVFDILNSIMEVWDSKRVAIKFTPVMLSHVGIVKPDEETIPLFKYILDRLNDYDLAYVHIVGPSEDLSGSPVAALQEDYFAHFQAHYTGRIMANLGFSKTTANEILQKGTADLVSFGEPFIANPDLVERFKHDLPLATADRSTYYGGGEQGYTTYPKTVYPDGRG
- a CDS encoding winged helix-turn-helix transcriptional regulator — protein: MYERKIPLTIDCGLHLTKEVLNGKWKPPLLNAISMDVKRPSAMLRLLPEATRRVLTVQLNEMEAHGLISKKIYPQLPPKVEYALTDLGWSLMPIIDAMNVWGDQNRSFLEEAIKQDPKIRETSKSACELHRMEQVQKKA
- a CDS encoding helix-turn-helix domain-containing protein; this translates as MLYWVENIKHLRSRKGLSQKSLADALGITRARYSKYEYGLAEPPIELLLRMSAYFGVSVDDLLSSDVTRKL
- the dinB gene encoding DNA polymerase IV: MERAIVHMDLDTFFVSCERLNNSKLSGVPVIIGGGERGVVASCSYEARYYGVRSAMPIKMALKLCPEAKVIKGDMEMYSKLSRTVTEIIEEKAPVVEKASIDEHYLDITGMDKFFGAYQWTEELSTAITKHTGLPISFALSVNKTVAKIGTGEAKPKGKKEIQQMGVRSFLNPLSIKKIPMLGDATFQLLSRIGIRQIYTLAEMPVEVLQQMIGKNGREIWKKANGIDHSPVEPYSERKSISTEHTFGMDTIDIPKLRGLITGMVEKLAYQLRAEQWLTSTVVLKIRYSNFDTETKQCRVSYTSADHTLSQTVMELFDKLYNRRMRIRLIGVRFTNLVRGSLQINIFEDTQEMVSLYQAMDKIKNRFGADKVGRASGFRFENKKNR
- a CDS encoding DNA polymerase III subunit alpha yields the protein MYLNCHSFHSLRYGTIAIETLVKQARALHITALALTDINTVTGIYDFTKACLAEGIKPVVGMEIREENRLLYITLAKKQSGIGEICRLLTDRNVENISLPQVAPTFQEVFTIYPLSNVPEHLKENEYIGIRPEQISHLIREQWRSYISRMVILSPVTVSDKVEHNLHRILRAVDLNVILSRLGEDDTCQPEETLLPLDKLLESYQDYPQIIANTRKVIEQCNFEYDFGTPRNKKHYTENRQSDIKLLSSLAYAGLHRRYGDKHTAARARVEKELKVIDELGFSGYFLITWDIVRYSNSMGFMHIGRGSGANSIIAYCLGITDICPLELDLYFERFLNLNRKTPPDFDIDWSWQERDTILQYIFDRYGRDHVAFCGTNVEFKYRSIFREVGKVFGLPKEELDALATRSAERDDDSQLVRLVMKYGKMLEKYPNQRSMHSCGILIAEEPITNFTALEMPPKGFPIVQFDMHIAEDIGFEKFDILSQRGIGSINDTVKLIKKNKQINVDIRDTTISKNEGRCNDMLSRGKTIGCFYIESPAMRGLLRRLKCEDYKTLVAASSIIRPGVAQSGMMKEYIFRHNHPDQFEYFHEVFEEHLGDTYGIMVYQEDVIKIAIHFGGLSAADGDVLRRAMSGKGRSLAALQKVKDNFFASCNKQGHPEELSREVYRQIESFAGYSFCKAHSASYAVESYQSLYLKSYYPIEFMVAVINNQGGFYRTEVYVHEARMSGANILTPCINKSEYETTVYGQDIYLGFMLLQSLEAKIGTLIPEERKKNGDYKTLEDFVCRIQIGIEGLQILIFIGAFRFTGKSKSELLVQARLLLINFKPEDRNGLLIEEPAKEYKLPKLDRSVFEDAFDEIELLSFPVSCTPFDLLETKYRGHVMAKDLKNHHKRQVKMLAYLISRKHVPTKRGTMFFGTWIDANGDYFDTAHFPNSLEHSPFLGGGCYLLLGTVEVDYHFPTITIHKMAKMPFIPDPRYSHENSKAYHAHRQIKEDVSMTNRAPYPLESEIALPRKRI